The region TCGAGCAGCGCCTCGTCGATGGTGATGCTGCCCACGTATTGAAGATTGGCTTCGGTGATCGAAACCCGGTGGATTTTCGATTTGAGAACTTCGATCTGCATGGCTATTCGAAACAAATGTTATCAATCAGACGCACCGACCCGGCCTGCACGGCCACGCAGCCCTGCTTGCCGCAGGGTTCGTCCCAGCTCTCCACGGGCTGCATCGTGTCGGCGTTCACGATGTCAAAATAGACGGTTTCGAGCATCGGGTCGCTGTCGATCCGCTCTGTCACCCACTGCCGCAGCTCCTGCGGCGTCATCTCTTCCCGCCGGGCGACCGCCTCTTTCAGCGCGGCATAGATGCGGGGGGCGGCGGCACGGTGCGGGGCGTCCAGCAGCGCATTGCGCGAACTGAGCGCCAGTCCGTCCTCGCCGCGCACGATGGGGCAGGGCACGATCTCCACGGGAAGCCCGAGCCGGGCCACCATGGCGCGGATGACCGCGATCTGCTGGAAATCCTTTTCGCCGAAGAAGGCCCTGGCCGGGCGGACGAGGTCGAACAGGCGGCTCACCACCTGGGCCACGCCGTTGAAATGGCCGGGCCGGAAGGCCCCTTCCATCACCTTGTCGATCTGCCCGAAGTCGAACACCCGGGTGTCGGGTTCGGGATAGACCTCTTCGACCGGGGGCATGAAGACCGCGTCGGCTCCGGCCCCTTCGAGCAGGGCGATGTCGGCCTCCGGCGTGCGGGGATAGCTCTTCAGGTCGTTCTTGTCGTTGAACTGGGTGGGGTTGACGAATACGCTCACCACCACCGTGGCACACTCCTTGCGTGCCCGGGCGACCAGCGAGAGATGTCCCGCATGCAGGGCGCCCATCGTCGGCACAAATCCCAGAGTGTGAGCGGGAACGCCGTCCAGAAAGGCTCTGAGGTCGGAACTCTTGCTGAAAACTTTCATGAACAAGATTTTGGTTCTACAAAAATGTCGCTTTTCGGCAGGGCAAAGTTAGAAATTAGATTACAAATTACTAATTTTTTCAGTGAAAATCACGTAACTTTGCCTCGAACGCAAAACTTCAGTCCATGAAAAAAACAGTAATATTGTTCGTTATGAGTGCATTTGCGGCGGGAATGACCGCGTGCGGGGAGAAGAAGGGACCCGCTGCGGAGAAGGCAAACGACTGGGTCGTCGACCGGTTCGACGACATCAGGGTGCTCCGCTACGAGGTTCCCGGTTTCGAGGAATTGACCCTGCCGGAGAAGAAGCTGGTTTATTACCTGAACGAGGCCGCCCTTTGCGGGCGGGATATCCTGTTCGACCAGAATTTCCGCTACAACCTGCCCCTGCGGCGCACGCTGGAGGCCATCTATGCCGACTATCCGGGCGACCGGACCACGCCCCAGTGGGCCGCTTTCGAAAAGTATCTGAAAAAGGTGTGGTTCGCCAACGGCGTGCATCACCACTATTCGAACGACAAGTTCACCCCCGAGTTCAGCGAAGCCTATTTCGATTCGCTCGTGATGGTGACCCCCGCGGAGAGTTTTCCGCAGGATTTCGGCACGATGGTCGAGCTGATGACGGTGGTCAAGCCCGTCATGTTCAATCCTGCGCTCTACCATAAGCGCCTCGACCAGACGGCCGGACAGGACATGCTGGCCGCCTCGTCCATGAACTACTACCGGGGTGTGTCCCAGAAGGAGGCCGAAGCGTTCTATGCCGCCATGGCTGTTCCGGGCGATGCGACTCCCGTCTCCTACGGGCTGAACAGCCAGCTGGTGAAGGAGGACGGCAAGCTGGTCGAAAGGGTGTGGCGCGTGGGCGGCATGTATTCGCCCGCCATCGAGAAGATCGTCTTCTGGCTGGAGAAGGCCGCCGAGGTGGCCGAGCCCCATCAGCGGGAGACGATCGGGGCGCTGATCTCCTACTACCGTTCGGGCGACCTGAAGGAGTTCGACCGGTTCAATATCCTCTGGGTGCAGGACACTGTCTCCCGGGTCGATTTCGTCAACGGTTTCACCGAGACCTACGGTGACCCGCTGGGCTACAAGGCTTCGTGGGAAGGGCTGGTGAACTTCCGCAACGAGGAGGCCACCCGGCGCACGCAGGCTATCAGCGAGGCGGCCCAGTGGTTCGAGGACCACTCCCCGGTGGATGACAGATACAAGAAGAAGAAGGTGAAGGGCGTGTCGGCGAAGGTGATCACGGCGGCCATACTGGGCGGCGACTGCTATCCCGCCACCCCGATCGGCATCAACCTGCCCAATGCCGACTGGATTCGCAAGGACTACGGTTCGAAATCCGTCACCATCCAGAATATCACCGACGCCTACGACGAGGCGGCCAAGGGCAACGGTTTCCAGGAGGAATTCGTGCTGCGGGAGGAGGACCGCGAGCGGATGCGGCAGTACGGCAGTCTGGGCGACAACCTGCACACCGACCTGCATGAGTGTCTCGGCCACGGTTCGGGGCAGCTGGCTCCCGGTGTGAAGGGCGACGAGCTGAAAAACTACGGTTCCACGCTGGAGGAGGCCCGCGCCGACCTCTTCGCGCTCTACTATCTGGCCGACCCGAAGCTCGTGGAGCTGGGCGTCGTGCCTTCGGACGAGGTCGCCAAGGCCGAATACGCCCACTATGTCATGAACGGGCTGATGACCCAGCTGACCCGGATCAAACCCGGCAAGGATGTCGAGGAGGCCCACATGCGCAACCGCAAGCTGATCTCCGAGTGGTGCTACGAAAAGGGCCGGGCGGACAACGTGATCGAACTGGTGGAACAGAACGGCAAGACCTACGTGGTGGTGAACGACTTCGGCAAGCTGCGCGCCCTGTTCGGCGATCTGCTGCGGGAGATCCAGCGGATCAAGTCGGAGGGCGATTTCGCCGCCGGACGCGACCTGGTGGAGACCTACGGCGTGAAGGTCGATCCGAAACTGCACGCCGAGGTGCTGGAGCGCTATGCGAGGCTCCGTCTGGAACCCTATGCCGGTTTCATCAATCCCGTCTACAAGCCCGTGATGGAGAACGGCGAGATCATCGACATCAAGATCGAGTATCCGACCGACTATCCGGCCCAGATGATGGAGTATTCGAGGAACTACTCCTTCCTGCCCTCCCGGAATTAGGTGCTCCGTCGACCGATACGGAAAACACCCGGCCGAGGCCGGGTGTTTTCATTTATGACGCGTGCGGTTCGCGCCCTATTTTTTGCGTTTGTATATCCACAGGTCGGGATGTTTCGCGGCGAGCCTGGCCCGTTCGCGTTCGGCTTCCGCCTGCTGCGGCGAGGAGAAAACGCTCACGAGGATCTTCCCGTTGCCCATGCGTGCCTTGGCGAAGGAGAGGCTTCCGTCGCGGGCCGCCGCCCCGGCGATGAACGTGTCGGCGTTCTTTTCGGTGCTGTACACGCCCGCCACTACGTAATAGAGATCGGGGGAGACGGAGGGGATCGTCGCCGGAGCGGTTTCCGGAGCGGCGGCGGGTCGTTCCGTCGCGGTCGTCTCCCCCTGTTGCGGGGAGGCTGTTCCGGTGCTGTCCGGAATGGTCTGGGCCGGCCTTCCTGCCGGTGAACCCGGCTGCGGCTGCGTCGCCGCGGCTATGGTTCCGGATGTCTCCGGGGCGGGTCGCCTTTCCTGTCCGGGTTCGCCGATCAGAAGGAATGCGGCAACTCCCGCACATGCCGCCGCAGCCGCCACGGCGAGGACCGTCCGTCCCGTCCGTCTGCGGATCTTGAGCATCAGGGCGGTCGTTCCGGCCGGGTTGAGCAGGGCCTCCAGTTCCGGCGACGGGGAGAAGAAGTCCTGCCGGATGTCGCCCGTTCCCCCGATCGTCACCCCTTTTTCGGTGCGTGCGCCTCCGAGCCATGTCTCGTAGAGCCGGGCGGCCTCTCCGGAGTCCACTCCGGCCGTCCGCGCGATCAGCTCCGGCAGCGCCTCGTAGCCCGGTTTCTCCTGCCGGGAGAATACCACCCGGTTCAGCGGCGCCTCCACCCGGTTCCGTCCGGACATCCGGGCCGGACGGTGTTCCACGGCGAGGCTTCCCACACCGGGCAGGACGATCCTCTGCCGGGTGGCCAGTGCGTTGAATATCAGTTTGTCGATCGCTTTCATCTTCTCTTTTTTGCGGCCGTTTTCCTGTTCTCGCCTTCCACCCGTTCCCGGATGCGGTCGAGCGGTTCCGGCTCCAGGACCGGACGGCGCAGGGCCCACACCATCATGACGATACCCAGCAGGATAAACGGTATGCTGAGCCACTGGCCCATGAGCAGGGACATGTTCAGCTCGAACTCCTCCTGCGGGTTTTTGATGTACTCGATGAAGAAACGCGAGACGAAGATGAGGAAGACGCCCAGCCCGAACATGAACCCGGGCCTTCGGCGGGCCAGGTCGCGGCCGTAGTAGAGCCACAGCAGGACGAAGAAGGTGGCCAGGTAGCAGAGCGCCTCGTAGATCTGCGTGGGGTGCTTGGGCACGGTCTCGCCGGCCCGCAGGAAGACGAACCCCCACGGCGAGGCGGTTTCGATGCCGTAGATCTCCGAATTGAAGAGGTTGCCCAGCCGGACGAAGACCCCGCTGATCGCCACGGCGACCATGATCCGGTCGAGCGACCAGAGGTAGGGCATCCGGTTCCGGCGGGAGAAGAGCCAGAGTCCCACGAGCAGGCCGATGGCGGCTCCGTGGCTGGCGAGCCCCCCCTGGCGGATGTTGAGTATCTGCACGGGGTTCGAGAGGTAGTAGTCCGTCTCGTAGAAGAGGCAGTGGCCCAGCCGGGCGCCGATGATCGTGGAGAGGGTGCCGAACCAGAAGATCGAGTCGAACACCTTGTCGGGGTATCCCTCCCGTTTGACGAAGTTGATGAAAAGCCACATGCTGATGGCGAAGGCCACGGCCCACATCACCCCGTAGTAGCGTATCTCGACCGATCCGATGCGGAAGAATACCGGGTCGAAATTCCACATGACGGTCAGAAACAGGTTGCCCATAGAAGAGAGTTTTCGTTTGCTTTCCGCAAATGTACGAATTTTCCCCGGAGTCGGACGGTCCCGGGCCGAATAAATCGGGGAGAAATGCGGAGTGCGGCGGGCGGCTGCGGGGAAAAAGAGCGCTCCGGGGCCGGGTCGCAGTTCCCGCAGGGGAGCTGCCGTGGGCCGGAACGCAGGGCCCGGCCGGTCGTATGGTCTATGCCTCGGGCATATTCAAGATAAAAGAATTAGTTACCTTCACCGGCCCCGGGTACGCTCTTTGCCGGTAACGGATGCAATATTTGTGCCGCCGGGCGGCGGATTTGAAAAGTTATCATTACCTTTGCGGACGATGACCGATTACAGGAACATAAATATCCGCAACAAGCGGGCGAGCTACGACTACGAGATTCTGGACACCTACGTGGCCGGTATCGTGCTTTCCGGAACCGAAATCAAGTCGCTCCGGCTGGGGAAGGCTTCGCTCGTGGACTGTTACTGTTACTTCGACCGGGGAGAGCTCTATGTCCGGGGGATGAATATCTCGGAGTACCATTGGGGAACCTACAACAACCACCAGCCCCGGCGCGACCGTAAACTGCTGCTCCAGAGGCGGGAGCTCGCCAAACTGGAGCGTGCCCTGCAGGACAAGGGGCTGACCGTCGTGGGCATCCGGCTCTTCATCAACGAAAAGGGGCTGGCCAAACTCCAGATCGGGCTGGCCCGCGGTCGCAAGAGTTACGACAAGCGCGAATACCTCAAGGAGAAGGACGCCCGCCGGGAGATGGACCGGGCGTTCCGGAAGTGACGGGAACGCCCTCTCCGCGGGGCGGTGCATTTGTTTTCCGGGTTCGCTTCATACGATTTCACCCCTGCCGGAACGGTTTCCGGCAGGGGTGATTTTCGTTTGCGGGAACTTGCCGGCAGGCCCGGCTTCGGGGTGCGGGCGGGGTTCCGGCGGAACGGGCACCGTTATTGTTTGGGACGCATATAGCGCTGGCGGGCGTTGTTGTTCTTGTTGTTCCGGTTGTTCTTGTTCTTGCCGTTCCGGTTGGGGTAGTTCCCCTTCTGGGGTCGGGCGGAAAAGTGTTGTTTATAGTCGCTTTTGAGGTTGTTGAGAGCAACTTCGTCCACATCTATGCCGTTTTCGGACATGCTCTTTATGTCTTTTATGATCACCTCGTTGTTCGGATGCTCCTGGTTGTATTCGTACGACTTGGTGCGCATGTATCGGGCGATGTTGCCCACGGCCTCCTCGATGTCGGCACGGCCCTGCATCTCCTCCAGCGAGCGGATCATCCGCTGCACGTTTTTCCCGTAGTGCTTCCGGGCGATCTTCTTCGAGGGATAGGCCAACTTCTCCGGGGTGGGGTAGAGCTGCTGGGAGGTGGGGATCGGATAGGGCGAGTCGACGTCCAGCTTGAAGTCCGACATGATGAAGATATGGTCCCAGAGCTTGTGGTTGAAGTCCGTGCTGTCGCGCAGCATGGGGTTGATGTTGGCCATCACGGCGATGACGGCCCGGGCCTGGCGGTTGCGCAGGTCGCGGTCTTCGATGGTCGAGAGGTAGTCGATCATTTCGTGGATGTGACGTCCGTACTCGGGCAGCAGCAATTTCTTGCGCTCGTAATTATAGTTTTTCTCCATATAAATAAATGATACGTTCGGACCTTTTCTGTTCCGTTTCTCTTCCGGCGGTGATCCCCCCGGTTCGCCCCGTGTCGGCGGAAGGCGGGAAAAATGACGGGAACGAGGTCCTGAAATCCGGTCCGGGCCCATGCCCTGCCGGCCTCGCTACGGCTTGATATACCGTAAGTAATTCGTAACTTTGGGACAAAGCTACACCGAATTTTCAGAAAAACAAAAACTATACAAAATTATTGTTCCAATATTTTTATTTAAGTATTTATGACAAAACTACTGGTTATCGACCCACAGAGAAGCATCCGCAATACGCTCAAGGAGCGTCTGGAGTATGAAGGTTACCGGGTGGAGACATCCGAAGATTACGCGCAGGGCATGGAACTCTGCCGCACCGTACCGTTCGACCTGGTGCTGTGCGACGCGGCCCTTTTCCTGGAGGCGGCGGGGAGTGCCGCTGCGTGCGGTTCCCGCCGGCAGATTCCCGTCGTCGTCCTCTCCCACGACTCCGACGTCGATACGGTGGTCCGCTGCATGCGGGCCGGGGCGGTCGATTTCATCACGGAGCCGGTCGACATGAACCGCCTGCTGGCCGCGCTGCGTTCCGCGCTCGAGAGGCTGGAGGGGACCGGGGCCGACGGAGAGGAAGCAAACGGTGTGCCACAGGCGAAACCGGCTCGCCGGCGCGGTTCGAAAGTGGAGGAGATCATAGGCAACTCCAGACAGATCGTCCACGTCAAGCGGCTGATCGAAAAGGTGGCCCCGTCCGAGGCGAGGGTGCTCATCACCGGGGCCAACGGTACGGGCAAGGAGCTGGTGGCCCGCTGGCTTCACGAGAAGAGTAACCGGGCCGCGGGGCCCTTCATCGAGGTGAACTGCGCGGCGATTCCCTCGGAGCTGATCGAAAGCGAACTGTTCGGTCATGAGAAGGGGGCCTTCACCTCGGCGATCAAACAGCGCAAGGGGAAGTTCGAGCAGGCCAGCGGCGGGACGCTCTTCATGGACGAGATCGGCGACATGAGCCTCTCGGCCCAGGCCAAGGTGCTCCGGGCCCTGCAGGAGAACCGTATCAGCCGCGTGGGCAGCGACAAGGACGTGGAGGTGAACGTGCGGGTGGTGGCCGCCACCAACAAGAACCTGCAGGAGGAGATACGCAGGGGGAATTTCCGCGAGGACCTTTACCACCGGCTGAGCGTGATCGTGATTTCGGTGCCGCCGCTGGTCGACCGGCTGGAGGACATTCCCCTGCTGGTGGAGTATTTCGTGGACAAGATATGCGACGAGTACGGCATCTCCCGCAAGGAGGTCGATCCCTCGGCCGTGGAGGAGCTCAAGAAGATGGCCTGGACGGGAAACATCCGCGAATTGCGCAATGTGATCGAGCGTCTGATCATTCTTAGCGGAAATAGTATAACTTTGGGCGATGTAAAAACCTACGCGCTGGGCGTGATCTGATCCTCCCTGCCGGCGAAACGGTCCCTGCCGGGTCCGGTCCGCCGCCGGAGGGCAGAGCCTTCCCCGCGCGGAAAAAACGATCCTCACATGCAGGCAGGCAGGGAAAACAGACCCCATATCGGAATTTACGGACGCTGCAACGCGGGCAAAAGTTCGCTGCTCAATTTCATCACCGGGGCCGAGACGGCCATCGTCTCGCCCGAGGCGGGCACCACGACCGACGTGGTGCGCAAGAGTTACGAGATACTCGGTTTCGCCCCCGTCGTCTGGCTCGACACGGCCGGGGTGGACGACTCTTCGGAGCTGGGACGGCGGAGGGTGGCCCGCACCTGGGAGAGTCTCCTGCAGGTCGACCTGGCCCTGCTGGTCTTCCGCCGCTGGGGGGAGCCGGAGAAGGAGCTGGTGCGCCGCTTCGAGCGTCTGGCGCTGCCCTATCTGCTGGTCCGGAACGGTCGGGAGGAGGGTGCATGTGGGTCGGAGGCCCTCGGCACCCCGTCGGCCGGGTGCGGTCCGGTGCGGGGAAGGATGATTCCGGTGGATGTGTGCGCCCCGGCGGAGGGCGACCGGGATAGGTTGCTGGATGCGGTCCGGGAGGCATTGCCCGAACGGGCCTGCCGGGTTCCCTCGATGTTCGGGGAGCGGGCGGAGGCCGGCGACCGGGTGGTGCTGGTGTGCCCGATTGACAGCGAGGCTCCGGCCGGCCGGCTGATCCTGCCGCAGGTGCAGGCGATCCGGGAGCTGCTCGACCGCCGCGCCGTGCCCGTGGTGGTGCAGCCGGACGAACTGGAGGGGTTGTTCGCGGAGGGCGGCGGCCGTACGGGCGGAGCCCCGTTTCCGCTTTTCGACGCCTCGCGCCGCCCGAAGCTGGTGGTGACCGACAGCCAGGCGTTCGCCCGGGTGCGGGCCGCGGTGCCGAGGGAGGTGGAGGTCACCTCGTTCAGCATCCTGCTGGCCGCCGCCAAAGGCGATTTCGAAACCTATAAGAAAGGGTTGGAGCGGGTCGACGCGCTGAGAGAGGGCGACCGGGTGCTGATCGCCGAGAACTGCACGCACCAGGTGAGCTGCGAGGACATCGGCCGGGTGAAGATTCCCCGCTGGCTGGAGGCCCGCGCCGGCTGCCGGCTGCGTTTCACGTTCGTCTCCGGGCTGGAGCCCTTCCCGGCCGATCTGGCCGGGTATGCGCTGGTGGTGCAGTGCGGGGGATGCATGGTCACGCGCAGCCAGGTGCAGGGACGCATCCGCGCGGCCGTGGCCGCCGGGGTTCCCGTCACCAACTACGGGATGCTGATCCGCAAAATCACGCTTCCGGCGGACGGGGAGGGGAAATAGTCCGGAGGAGGCGCTCCCGCTTGCGGAAATCGGACATTTTTTGCTATCTTCGAATCGGATTTAATACAAACCGGTCGTATGGCAACATTCGAAGTATGCGGAGGCCGCCCGCTCAGCGGCGAAATCACCCCCCAGGGGGCCAAGAACGAGGCGTTGCAGATTCTCTGCGCTACGCTGCTCACACCCGAAAAGGTCACGGTGCGCAACGTGCCGGCCATCGTGGACGTGTTGCAGCTCATCGAACTGCTCCGGTGCATGGGCGTCGAGGTGGAAAAGCTCGACGAAAGCACCTACACGTTCCGGGCGCGGAACATCGATATGGAGTATCTCAAAAGCGAAGACTACCGCCGGCGCGGGGCCCGGCTCCGCGGATCGGTCATGGTGGTCGGTCCGCTGCTCGCCCGTTTCGGGATCGGTTACCTGCCCAAGCCGGGCGGCGACAAGATCGGCCGGCGGAGGCTGGACACCCATTTCATCGGGTTCCGGAAGCTGGGGGCCACGCTCGATTTCGACCGGGGGGAGAACTTTTTCGCCGTGGAGGGCCGGCACCTCAGGGGGTGTTACATGCTGCTCGACGAGGCGTCGGTGACGGGCACGGCCAACATCATCATGGCCGCCGTGCTGGCCGAGGGAACGACCACGATCTACAATGCCGCCTGCGAGCCCTATATCCAGCAGCTCTGCCGCATGCTCAACCGCATGGGCGCCCGCATTTCGGGCTGCGCCTCCAACCTGCTCACCATCGAGGGGGTGAAGGAGCTGCACGGCACCGACCACACGCTGCTGCCCGACATGATCGAGGTGGGCAGTTTCATCGGGATGGCCGCCATCACCCGCTCCGAAATCACGATCCGGAACGTCTCGTTCGACAATCTGGGGATCATTCCCGCCCAGTTCGCCCGCATGGGTATCCGTTTCGAACAGCGGGGCGACGACATTTTCGTCCCGAAGCAGGAGCATTACGAGATCGAAAGTTTCCTGGACGGTTCGATCATGAAGATCGACGACGCGCCCTGGCCGGGCCTGACGCCCGACCTGCTGTCGGTCTTCCTCGTGGTGGCCACGCAGGCCAAAGGGGCCGTGCTGATCCACCAGAAGATGTTCGAGAGCCGTCTGTTCTTCGTGGACAAGCTGATCGACATGGGGGCGCAGATCATCCTGTGCGACCCGCACCGGGCCACGGTGATCGGCCACGACCACCGGCTGAGGCTCCGGGCCACCAAAATGTCTTCGCCCGATATCCGGGCCGGGGTGGCGCTGCTCATCGCCGCCCTGTCGGCCGACGGGGTGAGCGTCATCCAGAATGTGGAGCAGATCGACCGCGGATACCAGAATATAGACGGCCGTCTCAATGCGCTGGGAGCTTCGATCCGTCGCGTGGAATAGTTCCGGCTCATTCATATATGAACGGGGGCGTCCGATTTGCGGACGCCCCCGTTTCGTTTCGGTCGTGGCGGTTCCGGAAGGGGGTGGGCCCCGTCTCTCCGGTGTATGCCCGGAATTACCGGAATTTGAGCCCCTTGACGGTGAACTGGTGGTCGGGCTCGGTCTTGTAGGTGTTCGTGTAGGGGGAGTAGCTCTGCACGGAGACGGTGCCCGCGGCGGTGTCCACGCTTACGATCCGCAGGAAGCCGTCGCCGCCGTTTTTCGAGCCGTTCACTCCGCGCTGGTAGTTGGAGAGTATCTGGCACACCCGGTTGCCTCCGGCCC is a window of Gallalistipes aquisgranensis DNA encoding:
- a CDS encoding sigma-54-dependent transcriptional regulator; translation: MTKLLVIDPQRSIRNTLKERLEYEGYRVETSEDYAQGMELCRTVPFDLVLCDAALFLEAAGSAAACGSRRQIPVVVLSHDSDVDTVVRCMRAGAVDFITEPVDMNRLLAALRSALERLEGTGADGEEANGVPQAKPARRRGSKVEEIIGNSRQIVHVKRLIEKVAPSEARVLITGANGTGKELVARWLHEKSNRAAGPFIEVNCAAIPSELIESELFGHEKGAFTSAIKQRKGKFEQASGGTLFMDEIGDMSLSAQAKVLRALQENRISRVGSDKDVEVNVRVVAATNKNLQEEIRRGNFREDLYHRLSVIVISVPPLVDRLEDIPLLVEYFVDKICDEYGISRKEVDPSAVEELKKMAWTGNIRELRNVIERLIILSGNSITLGDVKTYALGVI
- the smpB gene encoding SsrA-binding protein SmpB, which gives rise to MTDYRNINIRNKRASYDYEILDTYVAGIVLSGTEIKSLRLGKASLVDCYCYFDRGELYVRGMNISEYHWGTYNNHQPRRDRKLLLQRRELAKLERALQDKGLTVVGIRLFINEKGLAKLQIGLARGRKSYDKREYLKEKDARREMDRAFRK
- the panC gene encoding pantoate--beta-alanine ligase, with translation MKVFSKSSDLRAFLDGVPAHTLGFVPTMGALHAGHLSLVARARKECATVVVSVFVNPTQFNDKNDLKSYPRTPEADIALLEGAGADAVFMPPVEEVYPEPDTRVFDFGQIDKVMEGAFRPGHFNGVAQVVSRLFDLVRPARAFFGEKDFQQIAVIRAMVARLGLPVEIVPCPIVRGEDGLALSSRNALLDAPHRAAAPRIYAALKEAVARREEMTPQELRQWVTERIDSDPMLETVYFDIVNADTMQPVESWDEPCGKQGCVAVQAGSVRLIDNICFE
- a CDS encoding SPOR domain-containing protein; this translates as MKAIDKLIFNALATRQRIVLPGVGSLAVEHRPARMSGRNRVEAPLNRVVFSRQEKPGYEALPELIARTAGVDSGEAARLYETWLGGARTEKGVTIGGTGDIRQDFFSPSPELEALLNPAGTTALMLKIRRRTGRTVLAVAAAAACAGVAAFLLIGEPGQERRPAPETSGTIAAATQPQPGSPAGRPAQTIPDSTGTASPQQGETTATERPAAAPETAPATIPSVSPDLYYVVAGVYSTEKNADTFIAGAAARDGSLSFAKARMGNGKILVSVFSSPQQAEAERERARLAAKHPDLWIYKRKK
- the lgt gene encoding prolipoprotein diacylglyceryl transferase yields the protein MGNLFLTVMWNFDPVFFRIGSVEIRYYGVMWAVAFAISMWLFINFVKREGYPDKVFDSIFWFGTLSTIIGARLGHCLFYETDYYLSNPVQILNIRQGGLASHGAAIGLLVGLWLFSRRNRMPYLWSLDRIMVAVAISGVFVRLGNLFNSEIYGIETASPWGFVFLRAGETVPKHPTQIYEALCYLATFFVLLWLYYGRDLARRRPGFMFGLGVFLIFVSRFFIEYIKNPQEEFELNMSLLMGQWLSIPFILLGIVMMVWALRRPVLEPEPLDRIRERVEGENRKTAAKKRR
- the hydF gene encoding [FeFe] hydrogenase H-cluster maturation GTPase HydF is translated as MQAGRENRPHIGIYGRCNAGKSSLLNFITGAETAIVSPEAGTTTDVVRKSYEILGFAPVVWLDTAGVDDSSELGRRRVARTWESLLQVDLALLVFRRWGEPEKELVRRFERLALPYLLVRNGREEGACGSEALGTPSAGCGPVRGRMIPVDVCAPAEGDRDRLLDAVREALPERACRVPSMFGERAEAGDRVVLVCPIDSEAPAGRLILPQVQAIRELLDRRAVPVVVQPDELEGLFAEGGGRTGGAPFPLFDASRRPKLVVTDSQAFARVRAAVPREVEVTSFSILLAAAKGDFETYKKGLERVDALREGDRVLIAENCTHQVSCEDIGRVKIPRWLEARAGCRLRFTFVSGLEPFPADLAGYALVVQCGGCMVTRSQVQGRIRAAVAAGVPVTNYGMLIRKITLPADGEGK
- a CDS encoding dipeptidyl-peptidase 3 family protein — translated: MKKTVILFVMSAFAAGMTACGEKKGPAAEKANDWVVDRFDDIRVLRYEVPGFEELTLPEKKLVYYLNEAALCGRDILFDQNFRYNLPLRRTLEAIYADYPGDRTTPQWAAFEKYLKKVWFANGVHHHYSNDKFTPEFSEAYFDSLVMVTPAESFPQDFGTMVELMTVVKPVMFNPALYHKRLDQTAGQDMLAASSMNYYRGVSQKEAEAFYAAMAVPGDATPVSYGLNSQLVKEDGKLVERVWRVGGMYSPAIEKIVFWLEKAAEVAEPHQRETIGALISYYRSGDLKEFDRFNILWVQDTVSRVDFVNGFTETYGDPLGYKASWEGLVNFRNEEATRRTQAISEAAQWFEDHSPVDDRYKKKKVKGVSAKVITAAILGGDCYPATPIGINLPNADWIRKDYGSKSVTIQNITDAYDEAAKGNGFQEEFVLREEDRERMRQYGSLGDNLHTDLHECLGHGSGQLAPGVKGDELKNYGSTLEEARADLFALYYLADPKLVELGVVPSDEVAKAEYAHYVMNGLMTQLTRIKPGKDVEEAHMRNRKLISEWCYEKGRADNVIELVEQNGKTYVVVNDFGKLRALFGDLLREIQRIKSEGDFAAGRDLVETYGVKVDPKLHAEVLERYARLRLEPYAGFINPVYKPVMENGEIIDIKIEYPTDYPAQMMEYSRNYSFLPSRN
- a CDS encoding DUF4290 domain-containing protein, whose protein sequence is MEKNYNYERKKLLLPEYGRHIHEMIDYLSTIEDRDLRNRQARAVIAVMANINPMLRDSTDFNHKLWDHIFIMSDFKLDVDSPYPIPTSQQLYPTPEKLAYPSKKIARKHYGKNVQRMIRSLEEMQGRADIEEAVGNIARYMRTKSYEYNQEHPNNEVIIKDIKSMSENGIDVDEVALNNLKSDYKQHFSARPQKGNYPNRNGKNKNNRNNKNNNARQRYMRPKQ
- the murA gene encoding UDP-N-acetylglucosamine 1-carboxyvinyltransferase → MATFEVCGGRPLSGEITPQGAKNEALQILCATLLTPEKVTVRNVPAIVDVLQLIELLRCMGVEVEKLDESTYTFRARNIDMEYLKSEDYRRRGARLRGSVMVVGPLLARFGIGYLPKPGGDKIGRRRLDTHFIGFRKLGATLDFDRGENFFAVEGRHLRGCYMLLDEASVTGTANIIMAAVLAEGTTTIYNAACEPYIQQLCRMLNRMGARISGCASNLLTIEGVKELHGTDHTLLPDMIEVGSFIGMAAITRSEITIRNVSFDNLGIIPAQFARMGIRFEQRGDDIFVPKQEHYEIESFLDGSIMKIDDAPWPGLTPDLLSVFLVVATQAKGAVLIHQKMFESRLFFVDKLIDMGAQIILCDPHRATVIGHDHRLRLRATKMSSPDIRAGVALLIAALSADGVSVIQNVEQIDRGYQNIDGRLNALGASIRRVE